A window of Candidatus Niyogibacteria bacterium contains these coding sequences:
- a CDS encoding GIY-YIG nuclease family protein yields the protein MFYVYILKSKKDQSHYIGFAVDLRNRIRKHNQGLVKSTKNIRPIVLIYYEAYRSKTDALIREKQLKRFAQGFFSLKSRLKNSLILKG from the coding sequence ATGTTTTATGTCTATATTTTAAAATCAAAGAAAGATCAAAGCCATTATATTGGGTTTGCTGTTGATTTACGAAACAGAATAAGAAAACATAATCAAGGACTTGTGAAATCAACTAAAAATATAAGACCGATCGTATTGATTTATTATGAAGCTTACAGATCAAAAACAGATGCGCTTATTCGGGAAAAACAATTAAAACGTTTCGCACAAGGATTTTTTTCACTAAAAAGTCGACTTAAAAACTCTCTAATATTAAAAGGGTGA